In a genomic window of Streptomyces noursei ATCC 11455:
- a CDS encoding alpha/beta hydrolase family protein — MRNTASTPVAIAKSVAEKACRGDFAGIEAQFAPPLRAQVSAAALRAAWDAHLGGTGPVTALGRPVTEPLAAGLVRVGVPVTCAHGGLTLVMSIDDTGLLNGLRLAPPEAASWTPPPYADPREFAEHEVTVGSGPLAVPGTLSLPHARGPRPGVVLLSGGGPFDRDGTVGPNKPLKDLAWGLADRGVAVVRFDKVTHTHAAAMAARHDATMTDEYVPHAVAAVQLLRNHPAVDPARVFVLGHSMGGKVAPRVAAAEPSLAGLVILAGDTQPMHRAAVRVARHLADLAPDSGARSLVDTLTRQAALVDSADLSPTTPAAELPLGLSGSYWLDLRAYDPVATAAALDIPLLILQGGRDYQVTVEDDFARWRAGLAHRPDVTLRVHQPADHFFFPGTGPSTPAAYQRAQHVDPAVVTDIATWLAPDAALRAEPADPAARAGT; from the coding sequence ATGAGGAACACCGCATCCACACCGGTAGCCATCGCCAAGTCCGTTGCGGAAAAGGCGTGTCGGGGGGACTTCGCCGGGATCGAGGCGCAGTTCGCACCGCCGCTGAGGGCGCAGGTCTCCGCGGCGGCCCTGCGGGCTGCCTGGGACGCCCACCTCGGAGGCACCGGCCCCGTCACCGCCCTCGGACGACCCGTCACCGAACCGCTCGCGGCCGGACTGGTCCGGGTCGGCGTCCCCGTCACCTGCGCCCACGGCGGCCTCACCCTGGTCATGTCGATCGACGACACGGGCCTGCTCAACGGCCTGCGCCTGGCCCCGCCGGAAGCGGCATCCTGGACGCCCCCGCCCTACGCCGACCCGCGGGAGTTCGCCGAGCACGAGGTCACCGTCGGCTCCGGCCCGCTGGCCGTCCCCGGCACCCTCAGCCTGCCGCACGCCCGCGGCCCCCGCCCTGGCGTGGTGCTGCTCAGCGGCGGCGGCCCCTTCGACCGCGACGGGACCGTAGGACCCAACAAGCCGCTGAAGGACCTGGCGTGGGGGCTGGCCGACCGTGGCGTGGCGGTCGTCCGGTTCGACAAGGTGACCCACACCCACGCCGCCGCGATGGCCGCCAGGCACGACGCCACCATGACCGACGAGTACGTCCCGCACGCCGTCGCCGCCGTCCAGCTGCTCCGGAACCATCCCGCCGTGGACCCCGCACGCGTCTTCGTCCTCGGCCACAGCATGGGCGGCAAGGTCGCCCCGCGCGTCGCCGCCGCCGAGCCGTCCCTCGCCGGTCTGGTGATCCTCGCCGGCGACACCCAGCCGATGCACCGGGCCGCCGTCCGCGTGGCCCGCCATCTCGCCGACCTCGCCCCCGACTCCGGCGCCCGGTCCCTGGTCGACACCCTCACCCGACAGGCCGCCCTCGTCGACAGTGCCGACCTGTCACCCACCACACCGGCCGCCGAACTGCCCCTCGGGCTCTCCGGCTCCTACTGGTTGGACCTGCGCGCCTACGACCCCGTCGCGACCGCCGCCGCGCTGGACATACCCCTGCTCATCCTGCAAGGCGGCCGCGACTACCAGGTCACCGTCGAGGACGACTTCGCCCGCTGGCGGGCCGGCCTGGCGCACCGGCCGGACGTCACCCTCCGCGTCCACCAGCCCGCCGACCACTTCTTCTTCCCCGGCACCGGACCCTCCACCCCCGCCGCATACCAACGCGCCCAGCACGTCGACCCGGCCGTCGTCACCGACATCGCCACGTGGTTGGCGCCCGACGCGGCTCTACGCGCCGAGCCCGCCGACCCCGCGGCTCGGGCCGGCACGTGA
- a CDS encoding helix-turn-helix domain-containing protein — protein sequence MDPLELLGHPVRLRIVHLMRGGQLLTAAQLCARIRDVSKATVYRHLELLATGGALEVADERRVRGAVERRYRLCQERAAITPETAARLTTDDHRRAFAMAMTVLLTEFNAYLDQDHAAPVEDLVGYRQHSVWLSDDELRSLIGELRRVIAPRLANGPAPDRSQHLLSPILFPIAEPPAGSE from the coding sequence ATGGATCCATTGGAACTGCTGGGACACCCGGTACGTCTGCGCATCGTTCACCTCATGCGCGGTGGGCAGTTGCTGACCGCCGCCCAGTTGTGCGCACGGATCCGCGACGTCTCCAAGGCGACCGTCTACCGGCACCTCGAACTGCTCGCCACGGGCGGCGCCCTGGAGGTGGCCGACGAACGCCGGGTGCGCGGCGCGGTGGAACGTCGGTACCGACTGTGCCAGGAGCGCGCGGCGATCACCCCGGAGACCGCCGCACGGCTGACGACCGACGACCATCGCCGTGCCTTCGCGATGGCCATGACCGTTCTGCTGACCGAGTTCAACGCCTACCTCGACCAGGATCACGCCGCGCCCGTGGAGGATCTGGTGGGGTACCGGCAGCACTCGGTGTGGCTCAGCGACGACGAACTCCGTTCCCTGATCGGCGAGTTGCGCCGCGTCATCGCGCCGCGACTGGCGAACGGCCCGGCGCCCGACCGGTCCCAGCACCTGCTGAGCCCCATCCTGTTCCCGATCGCGGAGCCGCCCGCCGGAAGCGAGTGA
- a CDS encoding GNAT family N-acetyltransferase, translated as MNIARDDLSGPDIATFLDEHVQEMRSISPPESKHALDLDALRRPEVAFWTVRDGDRLVGCGALKRLDAHHAELKSMRTAPARQRSGVASLLLTHLVAEARSMGFGRLSLETGAADFFRPARRLYEKFGFVPCEPFADYRPDPNSTFMTREL; from the coding sequence GTGAACATCGCGCGAGACGACCTCTCGGGGCCCGACATCGCCACGTTCCTCGACGAGCACGTCCAGGAGATGCGGTCGATCTCCCCTCCCGAGAGCAAGCACGCCCTCGACCTCGACGCGCTGCGCCGGCCCGAGGTCGCCTTCTGGACGGTGCGGGACGGCGACCGCCTGGTGGGCTGCGGCGCGCTCAAGCGGCTGGACGCGCACCACGCCGAACTGAAATCGATGCGGACCGCGCCCGCGCGCCAGCGGAGCGGGGTCGCCTCGCTGCTGCTGACGCACCTCGTCGCCGAGGCCCGGTCCATGGGATTCGGGCGACTGAGCCTGGAGACCGGTGCGGCCGACTTCTTCCGGCCCGCCAGGAGGCTGTACGAGAAGTTCGGGTTCGTGCCCTGCGAGCCGTTCGCGGACTACCGTCCCGACCCGAACAGCACTTTCATGACACGGGAGTTGTGA
- a CDS encoding enoyl-CoA hydratase/isomerase family protein, which yields MTADDAVLLRTEGRAGYLTLNRPRALNALTHAMVRRIDQALTAWESDPAVETVVLTGAGERGLCAGGDIRAIHDDVRAGGGAASAAFWRDEYRLNARIAHYPKPYVALMDGIVMGGGVGLSGHGRVRIVTERSRIAMPETGIGFVPDVGGTHLLGLAPGELGTHLALTGAQIGAGDALLCGLADHFVPIASLPRLIADLAHVPAHEAVGRYVQEAPPGELAARRPWIDACYAADTVEEILRRLPTDEDQAAKEAAETLHSRSPTSLKVTLAALRRARGLGSLERVLDQEYRISCAALTAPDLVEGIRAQVIDKDRNPRWSPAALSEVTDADVARFFAPLGDRELGLAAEPVPPRGRPDEGR from the coding sequence ATGACCGCCGACGACGCCGTACTGCTGCGCACCGAGGGCCGGGCCGGCTACCTCACCCTCAACCGTCCCCGGGCGCTCAACGCCCTCACCCACGCCATGGTGCGCCGGATAGATCAGGCGCTCACGGCGTGGGAGTCCGACCCGGCCGTGGAGACCGTCGTGCTCACCGGGGCCGGCGAGCGGGGCCTGTGCGCCGGCGGCGACATCCGTGCCATTCACGACGACGTCCGCGCCGGGGGCGGCGCGGCCTCGGCCGCCTTCTGGCGCGACGAGTACCGCCTCAACGCCCGTATCGCGCACTACCCCAAGCCCTACGTCGCCCTGATGGACGGCATCGTGATGGGCGGCGGCGTGGGCCTGTCCGGGCACGGCCGCGTCCGCATCGTCACCGAGCGGTCCCGGATCGCCATGCCCGAGACCGGCATCGGGTTCGTCCCCGACGTCGGCGGCACCCACCTCCTCGGCCTGGCACCGGGCGAACTCGGCACCCATCTGGCACTGACCGGCGCGCAGATCGGCGCCGGCGACGCCCTGCTGTGCGGCCTCGCCGACCACTTCGTGCCCATTGCGTCGCTGCCCCGGCTGATCGCGGACCTCGCCCATGTCCCCGCGCACGAGGCCGTCGGCCGGTACGTCCAGGAGGCGCCGCCGGGCGAACTCGCCGCGCGCCGGCCGTGGATCGACGCCTGCTACGCCGCCGACACCGTCGAGGAGATCCTCCGGCGGCTGCCGACCGACGAGGACCAGGCCGCCAAGGAAGCCGCGGAGACCCTGCACAGCAGGTCGCCGACCTCGCTCAAGGTCACTCTCGCCGCACTGCGCCGGGCCCGCGGCCTGGGCTCCCTGGAACGCGTCCTGGACCAGGAGTACCGGATCTCCTGCGCGGCCCTGACCGCTCCCGACCTGGTCGAGGGCATCCGGGCCCAGGTGATCGACAAGGACCGCAACCCCCGGTGGTCCCCGGCCGCACTGTCCGAGGTGACCGACGCCGACGTCGCCCGCTTCTTCGCCCCGCTCGGCGACCGTGAACTGGGGCTCGCCGCCGAGCCCGTCCCGCCCCGGGGACGCCCGGACGAGGGCCGCTGA